In Acropora muricata isolate sample 2 chromosome 11, ASM3666990v1, whole genome shotgun sequence, one DNA window encodes the following:
- the LOC136890008 gene encoding uncharacterized protein produces MIRKKSIFVLLFIFVFLFWVFRPNSGRSVNKSDFYPIPYPRLGRCERNLEGEIVCPDIRHKGSTSLRQAQLVLTRMLRIFDLIAKKHRIRYWLYKGTLLGAVRHQGHVPFDNDVDIAIPKQDFENFIKYGVKELPKDIFFQTEETDVNWQSPMDSGMFGKLRDTKSCLNSCLSRCKFHDGLMIDFFVLQNDKDGNFIEPFTSTSWFLRKLIYGPLVRNQSDIFPLTTVYFDGFVFSAPREWKRSLLSYYGDFMRIPTNTPLGHIITDPLRSCNQIN; encoded by the coding sequence ATGATCCGTAAAAAATCAATTTTCGTACTTCTGTTTATTTTTGTGTTCTTATTTTGGGTTTTCAGACCCAACTCTGGTCGGTCAGTAAACAAATCAGATTTCTACCCGATTCCATATCCACGTTTAGGTCGATGTGAGCGAAACCTCGAAGGCGAAATCGTTTGTCCAGACATTCGACACAAGGGATCCACTTCACTTCGACAAGCTCAACTTGTTCTCACACGGATGTTGAGGATTTTTGATCTTATAGCGAAGAAACACCGGATAAGGTACTGGCTCTACAAAGGAACATTGCTGGGCGCTGTCAGGCACCAAGGTCACGTCCCTTTCGACAATGATGTGGATATAGCTATTCCCAAGCAAGACTTCGAGAATTTCATCAAATACGGCGTCAAAGAGCTTCCCAAAGATATATTTTTCCAAACGGAAGAAACAGATGTTAACTGGCAAAGTCCAATGGACAGCGGCATGTTTGGAAAGCTTCGCGATACTAAAAGTTGTTTGAATTCTTGTTTATCTCGCTGCAAATTTCACGACGGCCTCATGATAGACTTTTTTGTCCTCCAAAATGACAAAGACGGAAATTTTATTGAACCTTTTACATCTACTTCGTGGTTCTTAAGAAAGCTAATTTATGGTCCACTGGTAAGAAACCAGAGCGATATTTTTCCTTTAACCACAGTCTACTTCGATGGGTTTGTATTTTCCGCTCCGCGTGAATGGAAGAGAAGTCTATTATCGTACTATGGTGATTTTATGAGAATACCTACTAATACCCCCCTGGGGCACATAATCACAGATCCACTTCGAAGCTGTAACCAAATAAATTGA
- the LOC136890168 gene encoding chromosome partition protein Smc-like — MADLSKKLKRKSRKSSSTSSEEDKRPSEDKRSKFDLSEEDCGIDEVHSILEMAEDVLPKLEIVLKKLEAMETKLDNLEGYVKNVDAKVSALTMKVETLEVTTRNAMKSIEELDRGLAFLNNEVEELKKLEKDCTALRQEVLYMGVYQRRENLRFYGIEEDPEGAEDTRQVLIDFLQSELGIEDASDIEFQRVHRIGPFDQQASKPRQIIARFLRYPDRERVMSNARFLKGKHFGISADLPKEIVDRRKKLLPKFFAAKKAGKAAYFRRAEPDKLFIDGRLFST; from the coding sequence ATGGCAGATCTATCTAAAAAACTTAAAAGGAAAAGCAGAAAGAGTAGCTCTACGTCTAGCGAAGAGGACAAGCGACCATCTGAAGATAAAAGATCGAAATTTGACCTGTCAGAGGAAGATTGCGGAATCGACGAAGTTCATTCAATATTAGAAATGGCGGAAGACGTGCTGCCTAAACTTGAAATTGTTCTGAAAAAACTGGAGGCAATGGAAACAAAACTCGACAATCTTGAAGGCTATGTCAAAAACGTGGACGCTAAAGTGAGCGCGCTAACTATGAAAGTGGAAACTCTGGAGGTGACAACAAGAAATGCAATGAAGTCTATCGAAGAGCTTGACAGAGGATTGGCATTCCTGAACAACGAGGTCGAGGAGCTAAAGAAATTGGAGAaagactgcactgctctcagacaAGAAGTTCTCTATATGGGAGTTTACCAAAGGAGGGAAAACCTTCGTTTCTATGGTATTGAAGAAGACCCTGAGGGCGCAGAAGACACGCGGCAAGTGTTGATAGATTTCTTGCAATCAGAGCTTGGCATCGAGGATGCTAGCGATATAGAATTCCAGAGAGTTCACAGAATTGGTCCCTTTGACCAACAAGCGTCCAAACCTAGACAGATCATTGCACGTTTTCTCCGCTATCCGGATCGTGagagagtcatgagcaacgctaggTTTTTGAAAGGTAAACATTTTGGAATATCTGCTGATTTgccaaaagaaattgttgatcGAAGAAAGAAGCTGCTGCCAAAGTTTTTTGCGGCAAAGAAGGCGGGCAAGGCGGCCTATTTTAGGAGAGCTGAGCCTGATAAATTGTTTATCGACGGCAGATTATTTTCGACCTAG
- the LOC136890007 gene encoding uncharacterized protein gives MKTHFLHYTPPLKKRNIYIYINKRRIKNLMKQKHHRLTPPSQKCQMRGNIKMADRCELWCTRKKRNKRTIILVLALITVLVLSFTKISREPQTPELKFLLKQIPYTNLGTCERRLNAEIICPDIRHQGKTLLRQAQLVLTRMLKIFDLIAKKHRIRYWLYRGTLLGAVRHEGHVPFDSDVDIALPKSDFEKFVKYGVTELPKDIFFQSEATDVHWKVLLWSGMLAKLRDNGSCYKYCIKTGCKHNDGLQLDLFVIENDDQGNLVELYSHTNWFVRRFIYGPIVRKPSDIFPLTEVNFDGFFLPAPREWKNILHFLYGDFMTVPENEPLGHIITDPLHSCDEAN, from the coding sequence atgaagacacattttcTCCATTACACCCCACCCTTGaagaaaagaaatatatatatatatataaataaaagaagaataaaaaatttaatgaaacaaaaacatcacCGTTTGACACCTCCCTCTCAGAAATGTCAAATGCGTGGCAACATAAAAATGGCCGACAGGTGTGAATTGTGGTGTACACGTAAAAAGAGGAACAAGAGAACTATTATTCTTGTACTGGCCCTGATAACAGTGTTGGTGCTAAGTTTCACAAAAATATCTAGAGAACCTCAGACTCCGGAATTGAAATTCTTGCTAAAACAGATCCCCTACACAAATTTGGGTACGTGCGAGCGAAGACTCAACGCAGAAATCATCTGTCCAGATATACGCCATCAAGGAAAAACATTGCTTCGACAGGCTCAACTTGTACTTACAAGGATGTTGAAGATTTTCGACCTCATAGCAAAGAAACATAGAATAAGGTACTGGCTGTACAGAGGAACATTACTGGGGGCTGTTAGACACGAAGGCCACGTTCCCTTCGACAGTGATGTAGACATCGCTCTTCCTAAGTCAGACTTCGAAAAATTCGTCAAATACGGCGTGACAGAGCTCCCTAAGGATATCTTCTTCCAATCAGAGGCTACAGACGTTCATTGGAAAGTTCTTCTTTGGAGTGGAATGTTGGCAAAACTTAGAGATAATGGTAGCTGCTACAAGTACTGTATTAAAACCGGCTGTAAACATAACGATGGTCTACAGTTGGACTTGTTTGTGATTGAAAATGATGATCAGGGAAACTTGGTTGAGCTATACAGTCACACAAATTGGTTTGTGCGAAGGTTTATTTATGGACCGATCGTAAGGAAACCCAGCGATATTTTCCCACTTACAGAAGTAAACTTTGATGGTTTTTTCCTTCCAGCTCCGCGTGAATGGAAGAACATTTTGCATTTCCTTTATGGAGATTTCATGACAGTTCCAGAGAATGAACCACTCGGGCACATCATCACAGATCCGCTGCACAGTTGTGATGAAGCGAATTAA